A region of Thermococcus piezophilus DNA encodes the following proteins:
- the nadC gene encoding carboxylating nicotinate-nucleotide diphosphorylase, whose protein sequence is MIHLSYLIRFVEEDAPFGDVTSEAVIPEELNAKAVIIAKQEGIIAGVEEVKALFEHFGVKVEVRKRDGEAVKRGDVLLELEGNARAILLVERTALNVMGRMSGIATEVRKLVGKAKAINPRIRVAGTRKTLLKPIDKRAILIGGGEPHRFSLSDAVLIKDNHLALVPLEEAIRRAKAFSVYTVVEVEVETLEDAIKAARAGADVVMLDNMKPGEIAEVLEALKREGLRERVKIEVSGGITPGNITEYAKLDIDVISLGYLTHSVRNFDVSLDIVGRL, encoded by the coding sequence ATGATTCACCTTAGTTATCTCATTCGCTTCGTAGAGGAGGACGCCCCCTTCGGCGACGTCACGAGTGAGGCAGTTATTCCGGAGGAGTTGAATGCAAAGGCCGTAATCATCGCAAAGCAGGAAGGAATAATAGCGGGCGTTGAGGAAGTCAAGGCCCTCTTCGAGCACTTCGGGGTTAAAGTTGAGGTCAGAAAGAGGGATGGCGAGGCCGTGAAGAGGGGCGACGTCCTCCTTGAGCTCGAAGGGAACGCGAGGGCAATACTTCTCGTCGAGAGGACAGCGTTAAACGTTATGGGCAGGATGAGCGGCATAGCGACCGAGGTCAGAAAGCTGGTGGGGAAGGCCAAAGCCATAAACCCGAGGATTCGCGTCGCCGGAACTAGGAAGACCCTCCTCAAGCCGATAGATAAGAGGGCGATACTCATAGGCGGCGGTGAGCCCCACCGTTTTTCCCTTAGCGATGCGGTACTCATAAAGGACAACCACCTGGCTCTTGTCCCCCTGGAAGAAGCTATAAGGCGCGCCAAGGCCTTCAGCGTCTACACGGTCGTCGAGGTTGAGGTCGAGACCCTCGAGGACGCCATCAAAGCGGCCAGAGCAGGTGCCGACGTTGTGATGCTCGACAACATGAAGCCTGGGGAAATAGCCGAGGTTTTAGAAGCCCTCAAGCGGGAAGGGCTCAGGGAGAGAGTTAAAATTGAAGTCAGCGGTGGAATAACGCCCGGGAATATAACCGAATACGCCAAGCTTGACATTGACGTTATAAGCCTCGGCTACCTGACGCACTCGGTGAGAAACTTTGATGTCAGCCTCGATATCGTTGGGAGGCTGTGA
- the purF gene encoding amidophosphoribosyltransferase, with protein MRENCGIFAAKTENAPKKAYYALIALQHRGQESAGISVWKHRIKTLTGQGLVSEVFHNGELAKLKSNLAIAHVRYSTSGSLNETQPLEVSCCGKRLALAHNGTLTNFLPLRRHYEKLGVKFSHSVDSELLGVSFLWHLKETGDEFEAMREVFNEVKGAYSVALLFDGKLLVARDPVGFRPLSYGRGDGHYFTSEDSALRLFIDEIRDVKPGEVFLVDDSIESKVLVEENHHHCVFEYIYFARPDSTLDGVNVYSARVRMGRELAKESPAEGDIVIAVPDSGRAAALGFSQESGIPYSEGLIKNRYIGRTFITPGQFYRELKVKLKLSPVKEIVEGRKVVLVDDSIVRGTTMKRIVAMLKKAGAREVHVRIASPPIRHPCYMGIDIPTRHELIAAFGSVEKVREAIGADSLAYLSVEGLKKAVGKRELCTACLTGEYPEWAFRF; from the coding sequence ATGAGGGAGAATTGCGGAATCTTTGCAGCGAAGACTGAAAACGCCCCGAAGAAGGCATACTACGCACTCATCGCTCTGCAGCACCGCGGCCAGGAGAGCGCCGGCATAAGCGTCTGGAAGCACAGAATTAAGACTTTAACCGGCCAGGGGCTTGTCTCGGAGGTCTTCCACAACGGTGAGCTGGCGAAGCTGAAATCGAACCTCGCCATAGCCCACGTCCGCTACTCCACCTCCGGCTCGCTGAACGAGACCCAGCCGCTTGAAGTTTCCTGCTGCGGTAAGAGGCTTGCCTTAGCCCACAACGGCACACTCACAAACTTCCTGCCCCTGCGGAGACATTATGAGAAGCTCGGCGTGAAGTTCAGCCACTCCGTCGATTCCGAGCTCCTTGGCGTTTCCTTCCTCTGGCACCTCAAGGAAACCGGGGACGAGTTCGAAGCGATGCGGGAAGTTTTCAATGAGGTCAAAGGCGCCTATTCCGTTGCCTTACTCTTCGACGGTAAGCTCCTCGTCGCAAGGGATCCAGTTGGTTTTAGACCATTGAGCTATGGAAGGGGCGATGGTCACTACTTCACCTCCGAGGATTCCGCGCTGAGGCTCTTTATTGATGAGATAAGGGACGTAAAGCCCGGGGAGGTCTTCCTCGTGGATGATTCGATTGAGAGCAAAGTTCTAGTGGAGGAAAATCACCACCACTGCGTCTTTGAGTACATCTACTTCGCCAGACCAGACAGCACGCTCGATGGGGTGAACGTTTACAGCGCCCGCGTGAGGATGGGCCGTGAGCTCGCCAAAGAGAGTCCAGCGGAGGGTGATATCGTCATAGCGGTGCCCGATTCTGGAAGGGCAGCCGCTCTGGGCTTTTCCCAAGAGAGCGGCATCCCATACTCCGAGGGGCTCATAAAGAACCGTTACATCGGAAGGACGTTCATAACCCCGGGGCAGTTCTACCGCGAGCTGAAGGTCAAGCTCAAGCTCTCGCCAGTTAAGGAAATCGTCGAGGGCAGGAAAGTTGTTCTCGTGGACGATTCAATAGTCAGGGGCACGACGATGAAGAGGATTGTCGCAATGCTCAAAAAGGCCGGCGCGAGGGAGGTGCACGTGAGGATCGCCTCGCCGCCGATAAGGCATCCCTGCTACATGGGAATAGACATCCCCACCAGGCACGAGCTCATAGCCGCTTTTGGTAGTGTTGAAAAGGTCAGGGAAGCTATAGGGGCCGACAGCTTAGCCTACCTTAGCGTCGAGGGGCTGAAAAAAGCGGTGGGGAAAAGGGAGCTCTGCACCGCCTGTCTCACCGGAGAGTATCCAGAGTGGGCCTTCCGCTTCTGA
- a CDS encoding N-glycosylase/DNA lyase, with protein MRSLNEILEIFSQIPLEVWNKIVQEEPEWKNMREFLEKYGFSRFAVLMTAAGLNDFQLKGKAEVAYWPKIRELLESCKPPESLSDLKSILSEFYSRERLPDLKLKRLSRFLSSRLAEWLWESSAKDVAENFVKIWYELATTMKQNRDAKTIVFAMKCLGIALLMAGETNFSFESIPIPVDYRVREFTRRLGIAVNTDEDVRRFWNKVLEGLRKNGQRINMIHLDSLIWQIGVLRDSEIVDYFSRFGLKEVGERISEVLRR; from the coding sequence ATGAGAAGTCTGAATGAAATTTTGGAAATCTTCTCACAAATTCCTTTGGAAGTCTGGAACAAAATTGTTCAGGAAGAACCAGAATGGAAGAATATGCGAGAATTTCTTGAAAAATATGGATTCAGCAGATTTGCAGTTCTCATGACAGCAGCCGGATTAAACGACTTTCAGCTTAAAGGAAAGGCCGAGGTAGCATACTGGCCAAAAATAAGAGAATTGCTGGAGTCCTGCAAACCTCCTGAAAGCCTGTCCGACCTAAAATCGATTCTTTCAGAATTTTACAGCAGAGAAAGATTGCCAGATCTAAAACTGAAGAGATTGAGTCGGTTCCTTTCAAGCAGACTCGCTGAATGGTTATGGGAATCAAGTGCAAAGGATGTTGCTGAGAATTTCGTCAAGATTTGGTATGAGCTTGCTACAACAATGAAACAGAATAGAGATGCAAAAACAATTGTCTTTGCGATGAAATGCCTCGGGATTGCACTTCTCATGGCTGGGGAGACTAATTTCAGTTTCGAGAGTATTCCCATTCCTGTGGATTACAGAGTCAGAGAATTCACGAGAAGACTCGGTATAGCCGTGAATACTGACGAGGACGTGCGAAGATTCTGGAACAAAGTTCTGGAGGGATTGAGAAAAAATGGCCAGAGAATAAACATGATTCACCTTGATTCTCTGATATGGCAGATTGGCGTGCTGAGAGATTCTGAGATAGTGGATTATTTTTCGAGATTCGGTTTGAAGGAAGTTGGGGAGAGAATATCGGAGGTGTTGAGAAGATGA
- the pdxT gene encoding pyridoxal 5'-phosphate synthase glutaminase subunit PdxT, giving the protein MLKVGVIGVQGAVSEHIDATKRALEKLGVGGEAFWLRRPEQLNAIDAIILPGGESTTISRLMQKSGLFEPVTKLGEEGLPIMGTCAGLILLAKEVEGAVEGQRFLELLDVRVNRNAYGRQVNSFEAPLKLSFSDEPFPGVFIRAPRIVELLGDKIKPIAWHGDEVVGVEQGNIIGLAFHPELTEDARLHEYFLRRAL; this is encoded by the coding sequence GTGCTCAAAGTCGGAGTTATCGGTGTTCAGGGGGCTGTGAGCGAGCACATCGATGCAACAAAAAGGGCTTTGGAAAAGCTCGGCGTTGGGGGGGAGGCATTCTGGCTGAGGAGGCCCGAGCAATTGAATGCCATTGACGCAATAATCCTGCCTGGCGGGGAGAGCACGACCATATCTCGGCTGATGCAGAAGAGCGGTCTCTTTGAGCCGGTTACGAAGCTCGGTGAGGAAGGGCTTCCAATAATGGGCACCTGTGCAGGTTTAATCCTCCTCGCAAAGGAGGTCGAGGGAGCCGTTGAGGGGCAGCGCTTTCTGGAGCTCCTCGACGTCAGGGTTAACAGAAACGCCTACGGCAGGCAGGTGAACAGTTTCGAAGCCCCGTTAAAGCTGTCCTTCAGTGATGAACCGTTCCCAGGTGTCTTCATCCGCGCGCCGAGGATAGTCGAGCTTCTGGGCGATAAGATCAAGCCGATAGCCTGGCACGGCGATGAGGTCGTTGGCGTAGAGCAGGGGAACATCATTGGCTTAGCGTTCCATCCTGAGTTAACCGAAGACGCAAGGCTTCACGAGTACTTCCTCAGGAGGGCTCTTTGA
- a CDS encoding N-6 DNA methylase has product MQSLSKYRLGLDDVEPDILGRAYECLLRKFAEDSGQSAGEFYRKKKLKGL; this is encoded by the coding sequence ATGCAGAGTCTGAGCAAGTACAGGCTTGGCTTGGATGATGTAGAGCCTGACATTCTGGGCAGAGCATACGAATGCCTTTTGAGAAAATTTGCTGAAGACTCGGGGCAGTCGGCGGGTGAATTCTATAGAAAAAAGAAGTTAAAAGGCCTTTAA
- a CDS encoding ATP-binding protein: MSREETMAQIVMDYLNLSVKGVERELRISEDIRINKAITIIGPRRAGKTFYILQKFSKLRKAGKAAVFFPLDDDRIYPPTPDDLSTLVRVFYELFPDADEKYLFLDEIQNVPNWELFVKRVMERDGFRVYLTGSSSKLLSREIATALRGRTLTFEMLPFSFREFLRAKGIEVGRYLSTREEAVVKTLLREYLEFGGFPEVVLIEDTYLKRKTLSEYVDVMLYRDVVERHGVKNLKAVRLFLKLLITSFAKEFSVNRTARYMKGIGVDVSKNTLYSYFDYFEEAYVIFPLKKFSYNLREVENSLPKVYVVDTGLINAYSLRFGETIGRLIENAVFLELRRRENELYYFRDERGREVDFLVKDGKDISELIQVSYSLEAPETFEREISALVNASEKLDCENLTIINWNRDDIREVGGKKVRLIPLWKFLLGGDSNDSP; encoded by the coding sequence ATGAGCCGCGAGGAAACAATGGCCCAAATTGTGATGGACTATCTCAATCTCAGCGTTAAAGGTGTCGAGCGTGAGCTGAGGATTTCTGAGGACATCCGAATAAACAAAGCAATAACAATAATCGGCCCAAGAAGGGCTGGGAAGACCTTCTACATTCTTCAAAAGTTTTCCAAACTGAGGAAGGCTGGTAAAGCAGCCGTCTTCTTCCCTCTCGACGATGACAGGATATACCCTCCAACACCCGATGACCTTTCAACTCTCGTGAGGGTATTCTACGAGCTCTTCCCGGATGCCGACGAGAAGTACCTTTTTCTCGACGAGATTCAGAACGTCCCCAACTGGGAGCTTTTCGTTAAGCGTGTCATGGAACGTGATGGGTTCAGGGTTTACTTAACCGGCTCCTCTTCAAAACTCCTCAGCAGGGAGATAGCAACGGCCCTTCGGGGAAGAACTCTAACATTCGAGATGCTACCCTTCAGCTTCCGAGAGTTCCTTAGAGCGAAGGGGATTGAGGTGGGTAGGTATCTCTCAACGAGAGAAGAGGCGGTTGTCAAGACTCTTCTGAGGGAATACCTAGAGTTCGGCGGCTTTCCAGAGGTTGTTCTTATCGAGGACACATACCTAAAGCGGAAAACGCTTTCCGAGTATGTGGATGTGATGCTGTATCGCGACGTTGTTGAAAGGCACGGGGTAAAGAATTTAAAAGCTGTGAGGCTGTTCCTGAAGCTTCTCATAACGTCCTTTGCCAAGGAGTTCTCGGTGAACCGAACGGCTAGGTACATGAAGGGTATTGGCGTGGACGTCAGCAAGAACACCCTCTACAGCTACTTCGACTACTTTGAAGAAGCTTACGTGATCTTCCCGCTCAAGAAATTTTCCTACAACTTGAGGGAGGTTGAGAATAGCCTTCCCAAGGTCTACGTCGTTGATACGGGTTTGATAAACGCCTACTCGCTTCGCTTCGGGGAGACCATTGGTAGGCTCATCGAGAACGCCGTTTTCCTTGAACTTAGAAGACGTGAGAATGAGCTCTACTACTTCAGGGACGAGCGCGGGAGAGAGGTTGATTTCCTCGTGAAGGATGGAAAGGATATCTCGGAGCTCATACAGGTCAGTTATTCACTTGAAGCCCCCGAAACGTTCGAACGAGAGATCTCGGCACTGGTGAATGCCTCGGAGAAACTCGACTGCGAAAACCTCACGATAATAAACTGGAACAGAGATGACATTCGTGAGGTCGGAGGGAAAAAGGTCAGGCTCATCCCTCTCTGGAAGTTCCTGCTTGGAGGTGACAGTAATGATTCACCTTAG
- a CDS encoding DUF6884 domain-containing protein, with the protein MRLCVVPCGKLKIWDKNPDAGPTKAKDVYIGPFAKACIDYAERFYPRRYVILSAKYGFLFPDELIPGNYNVTFNDPKTNPIGVEELRRQAEQKGLMKYDEIVVVAGSNYVKIVRKVFAGKKIITPLKGLGGMGLMISAIKRAIEDGREL; encoded by the coding sequence ATGAGGCTATGTGTAGTCCCGTGTGGAAAGTTAAAAATCTGGGACAAAAATCCTGATGCAGGACCCACAAAGGCAAAGGACGTTTACATTGGTCCCTTTGCAAAAGCATGCATTGATTATGCTGAGAGATTTTATCCCCGAAGATATGTGATTCTATCTGCCAAATACGGTTTTCTCTTTCCGGATGAACTGATTCCCGGAAATTATAACGTGACATTCAACGATCCAAAAACGAACCCGATAGGGGTTGAAGAACTGAGAAGACAGGCAGAGCAAAAAGGATTGATGAAATATGACGAGATAGTTGTTGTTGCGGGTAGCAATTACGTGAAAATAGTCAGAAAGGTGTTCGCAGGAAAGAAGATCATAACTCCGCTCAAGGGGCTTGGAGGAATGGGTCTAATGATATCTGCTATAAAGAGAGCCATAGAAGATGGAAGGGAGCTTTAA
- the purM gene encoding phosphoribosylformylglycinamidine cyclo-ligase, translating into MLTYAQAGVDDEKTAKALKSIINAAKTTFAFRKGKLGEPAQNLGHYAALMDFGSFHLAMTTDGVGTKILVAEAVGKFDTIGIDMIAMNVNDLLCVGAEPIALVDYLAVKEPDEGVFSQIAKGLHEGARQAGIAIVGGETAVMPDLINGFDLAGTAIGVVEKDGVITGEKIKPGDVVIGISSSGVHSNGLTLARKLLIPRYSLDYEFDGKKLWEHLLEPTRIYVKLVLELLKSVEVYGLAHITGGGLLNLKRLTNYGFSLEMPPLEGIFKLIYENGVPLEEMFRVFNMGVGFAVIVPQEGKEEVLEVLNKHYESFELGMVTKEPGIVVENYGVRL; encoded by the coding sequence ATGCTGACCTATGCCCAGGCTGGTGTGGACGACGAAAAGACGGCTAAAGCTCTAAAGAGTATAATAAACGCCGCCAAGACAACCTTTGCCTTCAGGAAAGGAAAACTCGGAGAACCGGCCCAGAACCTCGGCCACTACGCAGCCTTGATGGACTTCGGAAGCTTTCACCTCGCCATGACGACCGACGGAGTAGGCACTAAGATTCTGGTTGCTGAGGCCGTTGGTAAGTTCGACACCATAGGAATAGACATGATAGCCATGAACGTGAACGATCTGCTCTGCGTTGGGGCTGAGCCAATAGCGCTCGTTGATTACCTCGCAGTAAAAGAGCCCGACGAAGGAGTCTTTTCCCAGATTGCGAAGGGTCTCCACGAAGGGGCAAGGCAAGCGGGAATAGCCATAGTCGGCGGCGAAACCGCCGTGATGCCCGACCTCATCAACGGCTTCGATTTAGCCGGAACCGCCATCGGTGTCGTCGAGAAAGACGGAGTAATAACGGGCGAGAAGATAAAGCCAGGGGATGTGGTCATTGGAATTTCCAGCTCAGGTGTACATTCAAACGGCCTAACCCTTGCCAGAAAGCTCCTCATTCCAAGATACAGCCTCGACTATGAGTTCGATGGAAAAAAGCTCTGGGAGCACCTCCTCGAGCCGACGAGGATTTACGTCAAGCTCGTGCTTGAGCTTTTGAAGAGTGTTGAGGTTTACGGACTGGCACACATCACTGGCGGAGGCCTGCTCAACCTTAAGCGCCTAACGAACTACGGCTTTTCCCTTGAGATGCCCCCACTAGAGGGGATATTCAAGCTGATCTACGAGAACGGCGTTCCGCTTGAGGAGATGTTCAGGGTCTTCAACATGGGAGTGGGCTTCGCTGTCATAGTCCCTCAAGAGGGGAAGGAGGAGGTCCTCGAGGTTCTCAACAAACACTACGAAAGCTTTGAGCTCGGAATGGTTACAAAGGAGCCAGGAATCGTCGTGGAGAACTACGGGGTAAGGCTTTAA
- the purC gene encoding phosphoribosylaminoimidazolesuccinocarboxamide synthase yields MQVYEGKAKKIIPLDGGKVIMEFKDNATAFDGKKKAQFKGKGWFNAQISATLFGVLEERGVKTHFIGVAGDNRLIVEKLDMYPLEVVVRNVVAGSLKKRLPLEEGTKLPEPIIELYYKDDSKGDPMINHYHAKILGISEGEIREMERIALKVNEILREYFAERGIILVDFKLEFGKNGRGEIVLGDEISPDTCRFWDARTRKSLDKDVFRFDRGDLISAYEELYKRLTGEA; encoded by the coding sequence ATGCAGGTTTATGAAGGTAAGGCCAAGAAGATAATCCCACTCGACGGTGGAAAGGTTATCATGGAATTCAAAGACAATGCAACGGCCTTTGACGGCAAGAAGAAGGCCCAGTTCAAAGGAAAAGGCTGGTTTAATGCCCAGATAAGCGCGACTCTCTTCGGGGTTCTCGAGGAGAGGGGTGTTAAGACCCACTTCATAGGCGTTGCTGGTGACAACAGGCTCATTGTTGAAAAGCTCGATATGTATCCGCTCGAGGTTGTGGTCAGGAACGTCGTTGCTGGAAGCCTGAAAAAGCGCCTTCCGCTGGAAGAAGGAACCAAGCTTCCGGAGCCGATAATCGAGCTTTACTACAAGGACGACAGCAAAGGAGATCCGATGATAAACCACTACCACGCCAAAATCCTCGGAATAAGCGAAGGGGAAATCAGAGAGATGGAGCGTATAGCTCTGAAGGTTAACGAAATCCTGAGGGAGTACTTCGCCGAGAGGGGAATAATCCTCGTCGACTTCAAGCTCGAGTTCGGAAAGAACGGCAGAGGTGAGATAGTCCTTGGGGATGAGATAAGCCCTGACACCTGCCGCTTCTGGGACGCCAGAACGAGGAAGAGCCTCGACAAGGACGTTTTCCGCTTCGACAGGGGGGATTTGATAAGCGCTTACGAGGAGCTCTATAAGAGGCTTACGGGCGAGGCCTGA
- the pdxS gene encoding pyridoxal 5'-phosphate synthase lyase subunit PdxS produces MGRLRVIEAKGTERLKRGFARMVKGGVIMDVTNAEQARIAEEAGAVSVMALHKVPADIRKAGGVARMAPIEKIQEIMDAVTIPVMAKVRIGHVAEARVLEALGVDMIDESEVLTPANPFFHIDKREFNVPFVCGARNLGEAVRRIWEGSAMIRTKGEAGTGNIVEAVRHVRLVADNIRLIQRMTDEQVYGVAEKFAEPYLRLARQIREISGLSERILENEPVYGHYTYREIVDGLYKILLGIKKLGRLPVVNFAAGGVATPADAALMMQMGMDGVFVGSGIFKSSNPEKMARAIVEAVNHWDKPDVLVEISKEIGEPMKGLEIEELEVRLEDRGV; encoded by the coding sequence ATGGGAAGGCTCCGCGTTATTGAGGCTAAGGGCACGGAGAGGTTGAAGCGCGGTTTTGCCAGGATGGTTAAGGGCGGCGTCATAATGGACGTCACCAACGCCGAGCAGGCGAGGATTGCGGAAGAGGCCGGTGCAGTTTCTGTCATGGCCCTTCACAAAGTTCCGGCCGACATTAGGAAGGCCGGCGGCGTTGCTAGGATGGCTCCGATAGAGAAGATCCAGGAAATAATGGACGCGGTGACGATTCCCGTCATGGCCAAGGTCAGGATAGGCCACGTCGCCGAGGCTAGAGTTCTTGAGGCGCTCGGTGTGGACATGATAGACGAGAGTGAGGTTTTAACTCCAGCGAACCCGTTCTTCCACATAGACAAGAGGGAGTTCAACGTTCCCTTCGTCTGTGGAGCGAGGAATCTTGGGGAGGCCGTTAGGAGGATATGGGAAGGCTCCGCCATGATAAGAACCAAGGGCGAGGCCGGAACCGGTAACATCGTCGAGGCAGTCAGACACGTTAGGCTCGTCGCCGACAACATAAGGCTCATCCAGCGCATGACGGACGAGCAGGTCTACGGCGTGGCTGAAAAGTTTGCCGAGCCCTACCTCAGGCTGGCCAGGCAGATAAGGGAGATAAGCGGCCTTTCAGAGAGGATCCTCGAGAACGAGCCTGTTTACGGTCACTACACCTACCGCGAGATAGTTGACGGTCTCTACAAGATTCTCCTGGGGATAAAGAAGCTCGGAAGGCTGCCCGTGGTTAACTTCGCCGCTGGAGGAGTTGCCACTCCAGCCGACGCTGCCCTGATGATGCAGATGGGCATGGACGGCGTCTTCGTGGGCAGCGGCATCTTCAAGAGCTCCAATCCGGAAAAGATGGCCCGGGCCATAGTCGAAGCTGTAAACCACTGGGACAAGCCGGACGTTCTTGTGGAGATAAGCAAGGAGATTGGAGAGCCCATGAAGGGTCTAGAGATTGAGGAGCTCGAGGTCCGCCTCGAGGATAGGGGCGTCTGA
- a CDS encoding protein NO VEIN domain-containing protein produces MLADFESKERSLLIATDVASEGLNLQIANVVVNYESPWTPIKLEQRIGRVWRLGQEKEVFVYNLFLATRADLDIANALYVKLLNIHEALSDTRAILGEKIHAAYEKDVGSVDQIFEPVSELGEVKIKGRRRKITEYRIALSQITGEFDELMELIARQIADLKDEIFRKRIYPTEIAEFIKEQLQRLGVGDSEKIEKLLLDVVNLCSLEVRNVHEIYELLKTIDGRIPEILVILDDKEGVDYIVIATVKFAEHEMKIPLVVFGDDIKMGIDALKYIIEVVKRSIVPDDIYYEKQIRPGIGIKSMIKIKLEERFNSLLRPYREYSSKYGGLWKDVGIKNIRLEILTTVLRLPSTPGNPEEYDESFRKKVEMAAVEFVKRYEEREGRVIEDRQNTMKFDFYTYPKNEKDVQEGMRRGERYIEVKGHARGAVFSILPKGEFEFAKSRGDKYWLYVVYNALSDNPILATIRDPISKLAIEKEKRTKVIKEEVYKVYFKPRI; encoded by the coding sequence ATTCTTGCTGATTTTGAGAGCAAAGAAAGAAGTCTTCTCATAGCAACAGATGTAGCATCAGAAGGTCTCAATTTGCAGATTGCAAACGTCGTCGTAAACTATGAATCCCCATGGACTCCGATAAAGCTCGAACAGAGGATAGGAAGAGTTTGGAGACTTGGGCAAGAAAAAGAAGTGTTTGTATATAACCTCTTCCTTGCAACTAGAGCAGATTTAGATATTGCTAACGCTCTTTATGTAAAGCTTCTTAACATACATGAAGCTTTGAGTGATACAAGAGCAATACTCGGAGAGAAGATTCATGCCGCGTATGAGAAGGATGTTGGTAGCGTGGATCAGATATTCGAACCAGTTTCTGAGCTTGGCGAGGTTAAAATAAAAGGTAGGAGAAGAAAGATAACAGAGTATAGGATAGCGCTTTCGCAGATCACTGGAGAATTTGACGAACTTATGGAACTTATAGCGAGGCAGATTGCAGATCTTAAAGATGAGATATTTAGAAAGAGAATATATCCGACAGAGATTGCAGAATTTATAAAAGAACAACTTCAAAGACTTGGTGTAGGAGATTCAGAGAAGATAGAAAAGTTACTATTAGACGTGGTAAATTTGTGTTCTCTAGAAGTTAGGAATGTTCATGAAATTTATGAACTGCTGAAGACGATTGATGGAAGAATACCAGAAATACTTGTTATATTGGACGACAAAGAGGGCGTTGACTATATAGTGATTGCTACCGTAAAGTTTGCTGAGCATGAGATGAAGATTCCGCTCGTAGTCTTTGGAGATGATATTAAGATGGGTATAGATGCTTTGAAGTACATTATTGAAGTCGTGAAAAGATCAATAGTCCCGGATGATATCTATTATGAAAAGCAAATAAGGCCGGGAATAGGTATTAAGAGCATGATCAAAATTAAGCTTGAAGAAAGATTTAACTCTCTCTTACGTCCTTACAGGGAATACTCTTCAAAATATGGAGGACTTTGGAAGGATGTTGGTATAAAAAATATAAGACTCGAAATTTTGACAACAGTCTTAAGACTACCTTCTACACCCGGAAATCCAGAAGAGTATGATGAAAGTTTTAGGAAGAAAGTCGAAATGGCTGCTGTGGAGTTTGTAAAAAGATATGAAGAAAGAGAGGGTAGGGTAATAGAAGACAGGCAAAATACGATGAAGTTTGACTTCTATACATATCCAAAAAATGAGAAGGATGTTCAAGAGGGTATGAGGAGAGGTGAAAGATATATAGAAGTAAAGGGGCATGCTAGGGGCGCTGTGTTCTCAATACTTCCAAAAGGCGAGTTTGAGTTCGCAAAGAGTAGGGGAGATAAATACTGGCTTTACGTTGTGTATAACGCTTTGAGTGATAATCCCATATTAGCTACCATTAGAGATCCCATAAGCAAGCTTGCTATCGAGAAAGAAAAAAGGACTAAGGTTATTAAGGAAGAAGTCTATAAAGTTTATTTCAAACCCAGGATTTAA